In Minwuia thermotolerans, the genomic stretch TCTCGCGCATGATCGCGTTGGTGCCGAAACCATCGGCCGTGCAGAGGACGATCCGGGCTCGCCAGACATGGTTCTGAGGGGCGTTCCGATCCCGGACGAGCGCCTCAAGACGAGAGCGGTCATCCGGAGAAACTTCGAAGCTGATACCCGTGCGCATGCCGCAGACTCGCACGTCCCGACGATGATGGGAATCCCTCCCGGGACTCCATGGTCAGGTTCGATCCACTAGATGGTGACAATTGAAAGCATTGATAGTCAAGGCTCTATCGAAGGGGATGATATGCCGCTAGTTTCGGTTATTATCCCATCTTATAATCATGCCCAATACATCAGCAACGCGATCGAGAGTGTCCTAAACCAGACCTACCGCGACATTGAGCTGATTGTGATCGACGACGGTTCACGCGACGAGAGCCATTCAATCATCCGCACATACGCTGACGAACCGCGAGTGACGATGATTCTCAATGCTGAAAACCGAGGCCAAAGCTATGTCCTAAACCGAGCGCTCGAGATAGCAAGAGGCAAGTTCGTGAGCTTTCTGCCGTCGGACGACTGGTATCTGCCGCGCAAGACAGAGATCCAGGTGGCGAAATTCCTGCAATGCGGCCCGGAGGTCGGCGTGGTATATGGTGGGGGGGCTCGCTTTTATGAGGATACGGGGGAGACCCGATTAGCGATACTGCCAATTTTTACAGGAAATGTTGCTGAGAAACTCATTAAATATGGAAATTTTGTCTATCCCGCTACCCCGATGTTTCGTCGCGAATGCTTTGAAGTGACGCCACTGGATGAAGAATTTCGTGCCGAAGGTGAAGCAGTTTATATCCGAATTGCCATAAATTTTGAGTTCGAGTACGTACACGAGGTGGTCGCGGTAATGCGTGACCACTACTATAATATTGGTAAAGATCCATACATAATGTATAGAGAAAATATACTGTACTGGCAAAAATTTTTTGCCAACAAATTGCTGCCAAAACAGATTAGGAAGCTGCGAAGATGCGCGCTGATGCGCACACACCGACTATATGGTTATCGTTTCATTGGAGAGTTTAAGGATTTTTATATGGCGAGGAAATGTTTGTTTCGTGCTTTGGGCGAACAGCCGAGTTTATTCGTCAATTGCAAGTTTTTGGCGGCGCTTATTGTAAGTTTATTGCCTCGCGGAATCGCCAAGAGAGTTGTGGAGCGATTTGCGAGCAGTCATAACAACACCCACCATGAAGCGAAATGAGTTATTTTTTGAGTTATGTCATCTAAGATGTCTGAGCCGGTTGACATCTGTAAGTCACACATGGGAGCAAGTTATACTGAAATATTTTATGGCACTCCACGCCGACTGGGGGGGGTGGCTTCGGACGGCGCTTCTCTCCTGCGCGTACTCGGGCTTCCGACCAGGAAAGGGAGTTCGTTTGAGCGCAGGCTGTCGAGTTCGCGCCACTGACGGGGGCATGATTGAGATCGGTGCTCGCTCCGTCGCCGAGCCAGGTTGCACGCTCATTGCACGCGCGGGGCAGCTTGCAATAGGTGCCGATGCCTTCATCGGACAGGGTAGCGTCCTCACCTCGGTCGAGCGCGTTACCATCGGCTGTGACGCGCTTATCGCGGAACATGTCACGATCCGCGACCAAGACCACAACACCACCGGCATCCGCCCCTACCGAATTGCAGGGATGCTGACCGCACCAGTGACGATCGGAAACAACGTCTGGATTGGTGCCAAGGCAACGATCACCCGCGGAGTGAATATTGGCGACAATGTGATCATTGGCGCCAACTCCGTGGTCACCTCGGACATCCCTGCCAACGCGATTGCCGTGGGAGGACCCGCGCGAGTAATTCGCATGATTGAAGTTCCGAAGTGAAGATTGCCCTCGTGTTGCCCGACCTACGCGGTGGTGGGGCCGAGCGGCTTTCGTTGACGCTGGCGAGGGAATTCCGTGCGGCAGGACACACACCGTGTTTCATCGTGATGAGCGAAGCGGGCGAGCTGCTGGATGACGCTCGTACGCTGGGACCGGTGCATGCGCTAAAAGCGACTCGTGTGCGCGCGGTGATCGGCGCGCTACGCACCCAATTGGAGCGGATCGAGATTGAGGCGCTGATTGCCAATCTTTGGCCTTTGACCGTCGCGGCCGGGCTGGCGGTGCTGCGCATTCCGCGCGCGCGTCGTCCCCTGGTGACGCTGGTCGAGCACAACACCCTTTCCCGACAATACGCGGGATGGGGTGCGAAGACCCGTCTCATGCTGCGTGTCTCACTCGCGGTAGGGTGCCGTCTAGCTGACCGAAGGATCGCCGTCTCACACGGCGTGGCTAGTGACATAGCACGCCTTGCCTTCATGTCCGCGGGTCGATTTGAAGTGATCCACAATCCTGTGCCGGCACTACTACCCGACGACGCTGAACTTGCACGCGCCGAGGCGATCTGGGGGCCACGAAACGGGCGGCGAATCCTTTCCGTGGGTTCTTTCAAGCGCCAGAAAAACCAAGCCCTCTTGATTGCTGCCTTCGCCCAGATGCGTGCGCCCGGCGACACGCTGATGCTTCTTGGTGAAGGCCAATTGCGTCTTGAACTGGGCGCCGTTGCACGGGAAGCGGGAGTAGCCGAAGCGGTGCTGATGCCTGGCTTCCACTCTGACCCAACGCCGTTCTACTTGACCGCCGATCTGTTTGTCTTGTCCTCGGATTACGAGGGTTTCGGCAACGTCATCGTCGAGGCGATGGCCTGCGGCACGCCGGTGGTCTCCACCGACTGCCCCTCGGGTCCAGCTGAGATTCTGAAAGGCGGACAACTGGGGCGCCTCGTGCCCGTGGGAGACGCGTCAGCGCTGGCGCAGGCGATGGTTGCCGGACTGGACGCGCCCGGCGACCCCGCGCCGCGCCGCGCCCGTGCGGCGGATTTCGCGCCCGGCAGGATTGCCGCGCGCTACCTCGAAACCCTATTTCCCCCGCGACACCGGGCAGGGAGAGGCTAGTCGGATGATTATCGAGAAAGTCAAGACGATGCTGTGGTTCGCGCAGCGTCCCACATTTTACGCCCAGGCGGTTGAACTGGGACTGCGCAAGCTACGCCCCAACCGCGATGGTGCCGACGAGGTCGCCCGCGCGAACGAATGGGCAGCGAAGCGGGCGCAATCGTTGGAAATGGCGCTGGCCGCTATTGGGTTGGAAGGCACGGTGCCGGAGCTCAACCCGGCGCTACTAGCCGAGGGCGACGAACGAGCCCGTAGGTCGTCGGTGAAGATGGGAGGGGCGGGCGATCTGTCGCTAATACACGCGGTAAGTGCGATGCTACGCCCACAAAGACCAAAGACAGCGGTCGAGACTGGTGTCGCTTACGGCTGGTCGTCGCTCGCAATCCTGTCAGGGCTGGAAAAGGCCGGCGGTGGCCAGCTTATCTCGGTTGACATGCCCTATCCCAAGATGGGCAACGACGCCTTCGTCGGGATCGCCGTTCCCGACCGGCTGCACGGCAACTGGACACTGGTGCGCGAGCCCGACCGGAACGGGTTGAAAAAGGCGCTGCGGCTGGCTGGTGGCTCAGTAGACTTGGTGCACTACGATTCCGATAAGAGCTTTTACGGTCGCCGTTTTGCCTTTCCCCTGATCTGGGCAGCGCTGCGCCCGGGCGGCATCTTCATCTCAGACGATATTCAGGACAACTTGGGCTTTGCCGAATTTGTCGAGGAGGTCGGCGTCACCCCCGCCGTCACCGAAAGTGGTGGCAAGTTCGTGGGGATCTGCCGCAAGCCCTGAGCGGGCATGCACTTCGACATGGCCCGCGTCCTGTACATCTCCTATGACGGCATGGCCGAGCCGCTGGGCCAGAGCCAGGTCATTGCCTATCTTGAGCGGCTGGCCGATGAAAACGAGATCCACCTGATCTCGTTTGAAAAGCCCTCCGATCTGGACAGCCCCGAGCGCGTGGCGGTGCCGCGCACGCGGCTTGCCTCCGCAGGGATCGGCTGGACGCCAATGCGCTACCACAAGCGCCCCAGCGCTGCTGCCACGTTATATGACGTCGCGCGCGGACAGGCGATGGCGCTGTGGCTCGCGCGGCGGTTGCGGACCGAAATCGTGCATGTGCGTTCCTATGTTCCAGCGCTGATCGCATTGCCCGTCAAGCGATTGACGGGGGCAAGGCTTTTGTTCGACATTCGCGGCTTCTGGGCAGACGAGCGGGTTGACGGCGGCATCTGGCCCGCCGAAGGCCGGATTTACCGCATTGCCAAAAGGCTGGAGCGGCGTTTTTTTTGCGCTGCCGACCACGTGGTGACGCTGACCGAAGCCTCGGTGCCGGTGATCAAAGCCTTCGACTACTGGGACGAGCCAGCGCCGCCGGTCACCGTGATCCCGACCTGCGTCGATCTTGACCACTTCGCACCGCCGGCCGCACCACCCGCCCCGGAGCCTTTTGTCTTCGGCTATGTCGGGAGCTTCGGCACCTGGTATATGATGGACGAAACGATGGCGCTCTTCCGCGCCCTCTTGGGCCGGCGCCCTGAGGCGCGAATGCTGATCGTCAATCGCCACGAACACGACGCGCTTCGCGCGGCCGCCACCCGAGCTGACATCCCCGCCGGCCGCGTCGAAATCGGCGCAGCCTCCCATGCCGAGGTCGCTACTCGCATCCACCGAATGCATGCGGCCAGTGCCCTCATCCGGCCTTGTTTCTCAAAATTGTCAAGCGCGCCGACCAAGCTTGCCGAATACCTCGGCTGTGGCGTGCCTTGCATAGGGAACACCGGCGTCGGCGATATGGAGGAAATACTTGAAGGCGGCGGCACCGGGGTGGCGCTGCGCGACTTCGATGCCGCATCGCTGGGCGCTGCGGCGGACCGTATCCTTACGCTTTCCGAAGACCCGGCAGTGCGTGCGCGCTGCCGCGAGACCGCGCTTATGCGCTTTTCGCTCGAGCGTGGCGTCGCCGACTATCGCTCAATATACAGCCAACTAACGGCTTCCCTTTGAGCCCACGAAATAAGCGAGCGGTCAATGGAAGCAAATTCTCGGCAAATTAATATCGACACCGAAACCGTCGATTCCTTTGGCGCCGAATGGGCGCATTTTGACCAGTCCGGACTCATAGGTGACGAGTGGGCGGCGATGTTCGACACCTATTTCGACATCTTCCCATTCGATAGCCTCCCTGAAGGGGCTGAAGGCTTCGATCTGGGGTGCGGATCGGGCCGTTGGGCGCGCGGGGTGGCGCCCCGCGTCCGGCGGCTGCATTGTATCGACCCGGCGGCTAGCGCGCTGGAAGTGGCGAAAAAGAATCTTTCGGGCATCGATAACGTCATCTTCCACCATGCCGACGTTGACACTCTGCAGCTGGCCCCCGGAAGCCAGGATTTCGGCTATTCCTTAGGTGTATTGCATCATGTCCCCGACACCGCCGCCGCCCTGGCCGACTGCACGCGCCTTCTCAAACCTGGCGCGCCGTTCTTGATTTACCTGTACTACCGTTTCGACAACCGCCCGGCGTGGTTCCGCGCGCTCTGGCACGCCTCGGAGCTACTTCGTTGCACCGTCAGTGTTCTCCCCGAACGGGCGAAAACCGTCGCCACCGACCTGCTCGCCGCATTGATCTACTGGCCGCTTGCCCGCACCGCACGGCTAGCCGAGAAGCTGGGTGTCAACCCCGCGCCGCTGCCCCTTTCCTATTACCGCGACAGAAGCTTCTACACGATGCGTACCGACAGCCGCGATCGCTTCGGCACGCCCCTGGAACAGCGCTTCACCCGAGCCGAGATCGCCGCAATGATGAAAGGTGCCGGCCTCACCGATATCTGCT encodes the following:
- a CDS encoding glycosyltransferase family 2 protein translates to MVTIESIDSQGSIEGDDMPLVSVIIPSYNHAQYISNAIESVLNQTYRDIELIVIDDGSRDESHSIIRTYADEPRVTMILNAENRGQSYVLNRALEIARGKFVSFLPSDDWYLPRKTEIQVAKFLQCGPEVGVVYGGGARFYEDTGETRLAILPIFTGNVAEKLIKYGNFVYPATPMFRRECFEVTPLDEEFRAEGEAVYIRIAINFEFEYVHEVVAVMRDHYYNIGKDPYIMYRENILYWQKFFANKLLPKQIRKLRRCALMRTHRLYGYRFIGEFKDFYMARKCLFRALGEQPSLFVNCKFLAALIVSLLPRGIAKRVVERFASSHNNTHHEAK
- a CDS encoding acyltransferase, whose product is MIEIGARSVAEPGCTLIARAGQLAIGADAFIGQGSVLTSVERVTIGCDALIAEHVTIRDQDHNTTGIRPYRIAGMLTAPVTIGNNVWIGAKATITRGVNIGDNVIIGANSVVTSDIPANAIAVGGPARVIRMIEVPK
- a CDS encoding glycosyltransferase, with translation MKIALVLPDLRGGGAERLSLTLAREFRAAGHTPCFIVMSEAGELLDDARTLGPVHALKATRVRAVIGALRTQLERIEIEALIANLWPLTVAAGLAVLRIPRARRPLVTLVEHNTLSRQYAGWGAKTRLMLRVSLAVGCRLADRRIAVSHGVASDIARLAFMSAGRFEVIHNPVPALLPDDAELARAEAIWGPRNGRRILSVGSFKRQKNQALLIAAFAQMRAPGDTLMLLGEGQLRLELGAVAREAGVAEAVLMPGFHSDPTPFYLTADLFVLSSDYEGFGNVIVEAMACGTPVVSTDCPSGPAEILKGGQLGRLVPVGDASALAQAMVAGLDAPGDPAPRRARAADFAPGRIAARYLETLFPPRHRAGRG
- a CDS encoding class I SAM-dependent methyltransferase, translated to MIIEKVKTMLWFAQRPTFYAQAVELGLRKLRPNRDGADEVARANEWAAKRAQSLEMALAAIGLEGTVPELNPALLAEGDERARRSSVKMGGAGDLSLIHAVSAMLRPQRPKTAVETGVAYGWSSLAILSGLEKAGGGQLISVDMPYPKMGNDAFVGIAVPDRLHGNWTLVREPDRNGLKKALRLAGGSVDLVHYDSDKSFYGRRFAFPLIWAALRPGGIFISDDIQDNLGFAEFVEEVGVTPAVTESGGKFVGICRKP
- a CDS encoding glycosyltransferase, which translates into the protein MHFDMARVLYISYDGMAEPLGQSQVIAYLERLADENEIHLISFEKPSDLDSPERVAVPRTRLASAGIGWTPMRYHKRPSAAATLYDVARGQAMALWLARRLRTEIVHVRSYVPALIALPVKRLTGARLLFDIRGFWADERVDGGIWPAEGRIYRIAKRLERRFFCAADHVVTLTEASVPVIKAFDYWDEPAPPVTVIPTCVDLDHFAPPAAPPAPEPFVFGYVGSFGTWYMMDETMALFRALLGRRPEARMLIVNRHEHDALRAAATRADIPAGRVEIGAASHAEVATRIHRMHAASALIRPCFSKLSSAPTKLAEYLGCGVPCIGNTGVGDMEEILEGGGTGVALRDFDAASLGAAADRILTLSEDPAVRARCRETALMRFSLERGVADYRSIYSQLTASL
- a CDS encoding class I SAM-dependent methyltransferase; this translates as MEANSRQINIDTETVDSFGAEWAHFDQSGLIGDEWAAMFDTYFDIFPFDSLPEGAEGFDLGCGSGRWARGVAPRVRRLHCIDPAASALEVAKKNLSGIDNVIFHHADVDTLQLAPGSQDFGYSLGVLHHVPDTAAALADCTRLLKPGAPFLIYLYYRFDNRPAWFRALWHASELLRCTVSVLPERAKTVATDLLAALIYWPLARTARLAEKLGVNPAPLPLSYYRDRSFYTMRTDSRDRFGTPLEQRFTRAEIAAMMKGAGLTDICFSEAEPYWVALGRKGA